The following are from one region of the Chromobacterium phragmitis genome:
- a CDS encoding valine--tRNA ligase, with protein sequence MEQLAKSYEPGDLERRWYQHWEQAGYFKPSMDASKPSFAIQLPPPNVTGTLHMGHAFNQTIMDGLTRFYRMKGHNTVWVPGTDHAGIATQIVVERQLADQGLNRHDMGREAFTSKIWEWKEKSGGTITSQMRRVGCSVDWDREYFTMDDVRAEVVTEVFVRLYEQGLIYRGKRLSNWDAKLGTAISDLEVVSEEEDGHMWHIKYPVVGSDEYVTVATTRPETLLGDVAVAIALDDERYQHLLGKQLELPLTGRTIPVIADEYVDKEFGTGFVKITPAHDFNDYEVGKRHGTQLINVMSLEAKILAKAQIFGFDGAAQGTIELPAAYAGLTAQEARKAMLADLQAQGLLLETKPHKLMVPRGDRTGTVIEPLLTDQWFVAMNKVADGDATGQSIAAKAIEAVESGEVRFVPENWVNTYNQWMKNIQDWCISRQLWWGHQIPAWYDEDGNIYVGRTEAEAQAKAPGKTLRREQDVLDTWFSSALVPFSTLGWPEETPDLKAFLTSNVLVTGYEIIFFWVARMIMMTKHFTGKVPFKDVYIHGMVRDHEGKKMSKSEGNVIDPVDLIDGIALEPLVEKRTTGLRRPEKAPAIAKATEKLFPEGIPAYGTDALRFTMASYATLGRSVNFDFKRAEGYRNFCNKLWNATRFVMMNVGGKDCGQDESLPLEYSFVDQWIIGRLQQAEIDVTNALETYRFDIAAQVIYEFIWNEYCDWYVELAKVQIQGGNEAQQRATRRTLVRVLEVALRLNHPLMPFITEELWQTVAPLANAKKADSLMLAPWPVADESKISAAANARMDAFKDMVNAVRNLRGEMGIGPAVKAPLFIETADASIADFVPYLKLLARLTEGTLVSKLPEDDAPVAMSGEARLMLKVEVDKAAETARLTKEQGKVEAELAKLTAKLEKPGYVDKAPAHLVERDKAQVAEFTDKLEKIKAQLVKLG encoded by the coding sequence ATGGAACAACTTGCCAAGAGCTATGAACCGGGCGATCTCGAGCGCCGTTGGTACCAACACTGGGAACAGGCCGGCTACTTCAAGCCGAGCATGGACGCGTCCAAGCCGTCCTTCGCCATCCAGCTGCCGCCGCCCAATGTGACCGGCACGCTGCACATGGGCCATGCCTTCAATCAGACCATCATGGATGGCCTGACCCGCTTCTACCGGATGAAGGGCCACAACACCGTGTGGGTGCCGGGCACCGACCACGCCGGCATCGCCACCCAGATCGTGGTGGAGCGCCAGCTGGCCGACCAGGGCCTGAACCGCCACGACATGGGGCGCGAAGCGTTCACCAGCAAGATCTGGGAATGGAAGGAAAAATCCGGCGGCACCATCACCAGCCAGATGCGCCGCGTCGGCTGCTCGGTGGATTGGGACCGCGAATACTTCACCATGGACGACGTCCGCGCCGAGGTGGTGACCGAAGTCTTCGTCCGCCTGTACGAGCAAGGCCTGATCTACCGCGGCAAGCGCCTGTCCAACTGGGACGCCAAGCTGGGCACCGCCATCTCCGACCTCGAAGTGGTATCCGAGGAAGAAGACGGCCACATGTGGCACATCAAGTACCCGGTTGTCGGCAGCGATGAATATGTCACCGTCGCCACCACCCGTCCGGAAACCCTGCTGGGCGACGTGGCCGTGGCCATCGCCCTGGACGACGAGCGCTACCAGCACCTGCTGGGCAAGCAGCTTGAGCTGCCGCTCACCGGCCGCACCATCCCGGTGATCGCCGACGAGTACGTGGACAAGGAGTTCGGCACCGGCTTCGTCAAGATCACCCCGGCGCACGACTTCAACGACTACGAAGTGGGCAAGCGCCACGGCACTCAGCTGATCAATGTGATGAGCCTGGAAGCCAAGATTCTGGCCAAGGCGCAAATCTTCGGCTTCGACGGCGCCGCCCAAGGCACCATCGAGTTGCCGGCCGCCTACGCCGGCCTTACCGCTCAAGAGGCCCGCAAGGCCATGTTGGCTGACCTGCAAGCCCAAGGCCTGCTGCTGGAAACCAAGCCGCACAAGCTGATGGTGCCGCGCGGCGACCGCACCGGCACCGTGATCGAGCCGCTGCTGACCGACCAATGGTTCGTGGCCATGAACAAGGTCGCCGACGGCGATGCCACCGGCCAATCCATCGCCGCCAAGGCGATCGAGGCGGTGGAATCCGGCGAAGTGCGCTTCGTGCCGGAAAACTGGGTCAACACCTACAACCAGTGGATGAAGAACATCCAGGACTGGTGCATCTCCCGTCAGCTGTGGTGGGGCCATCAAATCCCGGCCTGGTACGACGAAGACGGCAACATCTACGTCGGCCGCACTGAAGCCGAAGCCCAGGCCAAGGCCCCGGGCAAGACGCTGCGCCGCGAGCAGGACGTGCTGGACACCTGGTTCAGCTCCGCCCTGGTGCCGTTCTCCACCCTGGGCTGGCCGGAAGAAACCCCGGACCTGAAAGCTTTCCTCACCTCCAACGTGCTGGTGACCGGCTACGAAATCATCTTCTTCTGGGTAGCCCGGATGATCATGATGACCAAGCACTTCACCGGCAAGGTGCCGTTCAAGGATGTCTACATCCACGGCATGGTGCGCGATCACGAAGGCAAGAAGATGTCCAAGTCCGAGGGCAACGTGATCGATCCGGTGGACCTGATCGACGGCATCGCGCTGGAGCCGCTGGTGGAGAAACGCACCACCGGCCTGCGCCGCCCGGAAAAGGCCCCGGCCATCGCCAAGGCCACCGAGAAGCTGTTCCCGGAAGGCATCCCGGCTTACGGCACCGACGCGCTGCGCTTCACCATGGCCAGCTACGCCACGCTGGGCCGCTCGGTCAACTTCGACTTCAAGCGCGCCGAAGGCTACCGCAACTTCTGCAACAAGCTGTGGAACGCCACCCGCTTCGTGATGATGAACGTGGGCGGCAAGGACTGCGGCCAGGATGAAAGCCTGCCGCTGGAATACAGCTTCGTCGACCAGTGGATCATCGGCCGCCTGCAACAGGCCGAGATCGACGTCACCAACGCGCTGGAAACCTACCGCTTCGACATCGCCGCCCAGGTGATCTACGAATTCATCTGGAACGAGTACTGCGACTGGTACGTGGAACTGGCCAAGGTGCAGATCCAGGGCGGCAACGAAGCCCAGCAGCGCGCCACCCGCCGCACCCTGGTGCGCGTGCTGGAAGTGGCGCTGCGCCTGAACCACCCGCTGATGCCCTTCATCACCGAAGAGCTGTGGCAGACCGTGGCCCCGCTGGCCAACGCCAAGAAGGCGGACTCGCTGATGCTGGCTCCGTGGCCGGTGGCGGACGAGAGCAAGATCAGCGCGGCAGCCAACGCCCGCATGGACGCGTTCAAGGACATGGTCAACGCGGTGCGCAATCTGCGCGGCGAAATGGGCATCGGCCCGGCCGTCAAGGCCCCGCTGTTCATCGAAACCGCCGACGCCTCCATCGCCGACTTCGTGCCTTATCTGAAGCTGCTGGCCCGTCTGACCGAAGGCACGCTGGTGTCCAAGCTGCCGGAAGACGACGCCCCGGTGGCGATGTCCGGCGAAGCCCGCCTGATGCTGAAGGTGGAGGTGGACAAAGCCGCCGAAACCGCGCGCCTGACCAAGGAGCAGGGCAAGGTGGAGGCCGAGCTGGCCAAGCTGACCGCCAAACTGGAGAAGCCGGGCTACGTCGACAAGGCACCGGCGCATTTGGTTGAGCGGGACAAGGCTCAGGTGGCGGAGTTTACGGATAAGTTGGAGAAGATTAAGGCGCAGCTGGTTAAGCTAGGCTGA